The following are encoded together in the Actinomycetota bacterium genome:
- a CDS encoding isocitrate lyase/PEP mutase family protein, whose protein sequence is MHTLISERKIFLSAGVFDVLSAKIAEAVGFGAVVLSGFAASASYLGEPDIGLLTQTEILDLARRICRAVNIPVIVDGDTGYGGILNVERMVNELIACGAAGIILEDQAWPKRCGHMRGKSVIPAEEHAAKIRAAVSAREDRPFIIVGRTDALEVMGPEEAVRRGKLYREAGADLIFVEAPRSRQELEYIARQVPAPLVVNVIEGGVTPVLELEEYHSMGFISVGYVLTGIFAAAHALRKAYAYLLEKGTSKGLEKELMSFAEFTGLLGLEKRLAEDERFRDA, encoded by the coding sequence ATGCATACACTGATCAGCGAGCGCAAGATATTCCTCTCCGCGGGCGTCTTTGACGTCCTGAGCGCCAAAATCGCCGAGGCCGTCGGGTTCGGCGCCGTGGTCCTGAGCGGTTTTGCGGCTAGCGCCAGCTATCTTGGCGAACCGGACATCGGCCTTCTCACCCAGACCGAGATCCTGGATCTGGCTCGCCGCATCTGCCGTGCGGTAAATATCCCGGTAATTGTAGACGGTGATACCGGGTACGGAGGGATACTCAACGTGGAGCGCATGGTGAACGAACTCATCGCCTGCGGCGCCGCAGGTATAATCCTGGAGGACCAGGCCTGGCCCAAGCGCTGCGGCCACATGCGCGGGAAAAGCGTGATCCCGGCCGAGGAACATGCAGCCAAGATAAGGGCGGCAGTATCCGCGCGTGAAGATCGCCCCTTCATCATCGTGGGAAGGACGGACGCGCTGGAAGTCATGGGACCGGAGGAGGCGGTGAGAAGGGGCAAGCTATACAGGGAGGCGGGTGCGGATCTCATTTTTGTGGAAGCTCCCCGTTCTCGGCAAGAATTGGAATACATCGCGCGCCAGGTTCCCGCGCCGCTGGTGGTCAACGTTATCGAGGGCGGCGTGACCCCGGTCTTGGAGCTCGAAGAGTATCATTCCATGGGTTTCATCAGCGTTGGATACGTGCTCACCGGCATATTCGCCGCGGCACACGCACTTCGCAAGGCTTATGCTTATCTTCTGGAAAAAGGCACCAGCAAGGGATTGGAAAAGGAGCTGATGAGTTTCGCCGAGTTCACCGGCTTGCTGGGACTGGAAAAAAGGCTGGCCGAGGACGAACGCTTCCGGGATGCCTGA
- a CDS encoding methyl-accepting chemotaxis protein: MTLNEQGSRRYRREMAFLLAKMLAIATPIGLAGVVFIVHLTLSVRGGYWIAVFGLGIPVILSAVFFCVLFAAETYIKPLIRIDEFCSRLRAGDFSRLEDLEGAGVMREVASTLNEMSVALAAFIERAGESSSKLAEASDALLQITENSNTNLQDISRSVFDLAGEAEEQHRGISRLESSATELFQNIREVEEAAKRALDFSEEVKSAVGSGAEAVREAAEKMREIREATVRLAELVGELDEHSGEIGLIIEVISSIADETKLLALNAAIEAARAGEQGRGFSVVAAEVRRLAEDSSTAAGRIERLVNEIKNLVSRAAGAMEEASGKVGEGMEVSDKAHELLSRVNAVSREITRHIDSVIEAARATGPLSEEMGEAVRSIAAVSEAVAGNMQEISSSLQEQAAAMQEITALMHELDQIADGLKAVIDAHSLGR, from the coding sequence ATGACGCTCAACGAACAGGGCAGCAGGCGGTATCGCCGCGAAATGGCGTTCCTTCTGGCCAAGATGCTGGCCATCGCCACCCCCATCGGCCTGGCGGGGGTGGTCTTCATCGTCCATCTGACCCTCTCCGTGAGGGGTGGGTACTGGATTGCCGTTTTCGGCCTCGGAATCCCTGTCATCCTCTCCGCCGTCTTTTTCTGCGTCCTCTTTGCCGCGGAGACTTATATCAAGCCCCTGATCCGCATCGACGAGTTCTGCTCCCGGCTGCGGGCCGGCGATTTTTCCCGGCTGGAGGACCTGGAAGGAGCCGGGGTGATGCGCGAAGTGGCCTCCACCCTCAACGAGATGAGCGTGGCGCTTGCCGCTTTCATCGAGCGTGCCGGCGAGAGCTCGAGCAAGCTGGCCGAGGCCAGCGATGCACTGCTCCAGATAACCGAGAACAGCAATACCAACCTGCAGGACATATCGCGTTCCGTTTTCGACCTGGCCGGTGAGGCCGAGGAGCAACACCGGGGAATCTCGCGCCTGGAGTCTTCCGCTACCGAACTGTTTCAGAACATCCGCGAGGTGGAGGAGGCGGCGAAGAGGGCCCTGGACTTCTCCGAGGAGGTGAAGTCCGCCGTCGGTAGTGGTGCGGAAGCGGTGCGGGAGGCGGCGGAGAAGATGAGGGAGATACGCGAGGCCACCGTGCGGCTGGCGGAACTGGTGGGTGAGCTTGACGAGCATTCCGGGGAGATCGGCCTGATCATCGAGGTCATTTCCTCCATCGCCGACGAGACCAAGCTCCTGGCCCTCAACGCGGCCATAGAGGCGGCCAGGGCAGGGGAGCAGGGGCGGGGTTTTTCCGTGGTGGCCGCCGAGGTGCGGCGGCTGGCCGAGGATTCCTCCACCGCGGCAGGCCGCATCGAGAGGCTGGTGAACGAGATCAAGAACCTGGTGAGCAGGGCGGCCGGGGCCATGGAGGAAGCCAGCGGCAAGGTGGGGGAGGGCATGGAGGTGAGCGACAAGGCCCATGAGCTTCTTTCCCGCGTTAATGCCGTTTCGAGGGAGATAACCCGGCATATTGACTCGGTTATCGAGGCCGCTCGGGCCACCGGACCCCTGAGCGAGGAGATGGGCGAGGCGGTACGTTCCATCGCCGCCGTCTCCGAGGCGGTGGCCGGCAACATGCAGGAGATATCTTCCTCCCTTCAGGAACAGGCGGCTGCCATGCAGGAGATCACCGCCCTGATGCACGAGCTGGACCAGATCGCCGACGGACTCAAGGCGGTCATTGACGCCCACTCGCTGGGCCGCTGA
- a CDS encoding radical SAM protein, which yields MRVLLISENRCRENLVPFPLGIACIASAVQLAGHEVSCLDLMFSADPVKETLERIRDFHPECIGLSIRNIDNQDMFASEFYLPPLRELVQAMREVTDAPVVLGGAGFSIFPLECLEYLDLEMGVVREGECTFVNLLECLENGTSFDSLPGLAVRRGGRGWVNPPAFRHPPGSFALPERKLFDVRRYDWIPGRTPAYTANLQARRGCHLRCIYCTNPTIEGRLVRVRPPSKVADELSSLEADYGIRFAVFTDSLFNHPRDYTLELCREIAARRTSVSWWCTFNPLFYDPEIMEALRAAGCVGMSIGNESGSEDILASLRKDFTREHVVRSVSLAKELGFRTNCFLLLGGPGENERTVRESLELMLELAPTQVTVTVGIRIYPGCEMEGIALRAGMIEQGQNLLYPAFYLDPEVASWLHPYMRDFCDRHPGWVL from the coding sequence TTGCGGGTCCTGCTCATAAGCGAGAACCGCTGCCGGGAAAACCTTGTGCCTTTCCCGTTGGGCATAGCCTGCATCGCTTCCGCGGTCCAGCTGGCCGGGCATGAAGTGTCGTGCCTGGACCTCATGTTCTCGGCCGACCCGGTGAAAGAGACCCTGGAACGGATAAGGGATTTCCACCCGGAATGCATCGGGCTCTCCATCCGCAACATCGACAACCAGGACATGTTCGCCTCCGAGTTTTACCTGCCGCCCTTGCGGGAGCTGGTCCAGGCCATGCGGGAGGTGACGGATGCCCCGGTGGTGCTGGGCGGCGCCGGATTTTCCATCTTTCCCCTGGAATGCCTGGAATACCTGGACCTGGAAATGGGAGTGGTAAGGGAGGGAGAATGTACCTTCGTGAACCTTCTCGAGTGCCTGGAAAACGGGACCAGCTTCGATTCCCTTCCCGGCCTGGCCGTCCGGCGCGGTGGCCGCGGGTGGGTAAACCCGCCGGCATTTCGCCATCCGCCCGGCTCCTTTGCTCTTCCAGAGCGGAAATTATTCGATGTCCGCCGGTATGACTGGATTCCGGGAAGGACCCCGGCCTACACCGCCAACCTCCAGGCCCGCCGGGGATGCCACCTGCGCTGCATCTATTGCACCAACCCGACGATCGAGGGGCGGTTGGTGCGCGTCCGCCCGCCCTCGAAAGTGGCCGACGAGCTGTCCTCCCTGGAGGCGGATTACGGCATCCGCTTCGCTGTCTTCACCGACTCCCTTTTCAACCATCCCCGCGATTACACGTTAGAGCTCTGCCGGGAAATCGCGGCCCGAAGGACCAGCGTAAGCTGGTGGTGCACCTTCAACCCCCTGTTCTATGACCCGGAAATCATGGAAGCCCTGAGGGCGGCGGGATGCGTGGGGATGAGCATCGGCAACGAGAGCGGCTCGGAGGACATCCTGGCCTCACTCAGGAAGGATTTCACCCGCGAGCACGTGGTACGATCGGTATCCCTGGCCAAGGAACTGGGATTCCGCACCAACTGTTTCCTCCTCCTGGGAGGACCTGGAGAAAACGAGCGTACGGTCCGGGAAAGCCTGGAACTCATGCTGGAACTCGCTCCCACCCAGGTGACGGTCACGGTGGGGATCCGCATCTACCCCGGGTGCGAGATGGAAGGCATCGCCCTCCGGGCCGGCATGATAGAGCAAGGTCAGAACCTTCTCTACCCGGCTTTCTACCTGGATCCCGAGGTGGCCTCCTGGCTCCATCCCTACATGCGCGATTTCTGTGACCGGCACCCGGGGTGGGTGCTGTAG
- a CDS encoding aldo/keto reductase: MLYRRFGDSEWEVSILGFGCMRLPTTDGIPVSENVDLEEAAAMIRHAIDRGVNYLDTAYTYHNGRSETFLGEVLDGGYREKVRVATKCPVWLVEKPGDFDRFLEEQLRRLKTHHIDYYLFHGLNRRRWEDIKRLDLLSRAEKALRDGRIGGIGFSFHDDFQAFCEIVDGYDGWCMCQIQYNYMDVDNQAGTRGLRYASEKGLAVVVMEPLLGGNLARPPRQIAEVFESFPVKRTPAEWALLWLWEQPGISTVLSGMSTMQQLEENLRTAELSGRHRLSDDELALIEEVRRRFRGRAAVPCTGCGYCKPCPHGVDITENLNLYNSLVMYDDQLTPRFRYHRFLAEGERASACTGCGECEEKCPQAIKISELMPEIHAVLGEGRSPHLGSCPELKL, from the coding sequence ATGCTGTACAGGAGATTCGGCGATAGCGAGTGGGAGGTTTCCATCCTGGGGTTCGGGTGCATGCGCCTTCCCACCACGGATGGCATACCCGTAAGCGAGAACGTAGACCTCGAAGAGGCGGCGGCCATGATCCGCCATGCCATCGATCGCGGCGTTAACTACCTGGACACCGCCTATACTTACCATAACGGCCGGAGCGAGACCTTTTTAGGCGAAGTCCTGGACGGCGGGTATCGGGAGAAGGTGCGGGTGGCCACCAAGTGTCCGGTCTGGCTGGTGGAAAAGCCCGGGGACTTCGACCGCTTCCTTGAAGAGCAACTGAGGAGGCTGAAGACCCATCATATCGACTACTATCTCTTCCACGGGCTGAACCGGAGGAGGTGGGAGGACATCAAGCGCCTGGATCTCCTTTCCAGGGCAGAAAAAGCGCTCCGGGACGGCCGCATAGGAGGTATAGGGTTTTCATTCCACGACGACTTTCAAGCCTTCTGCGAAATTGTGGACGGCTACGACGGGTGGTGCATGTGCCAGATACAGTACAACTACATGGACGTGGATAACCAGGCGGGAACGCGCGGTCTGCGCTACGCCTCGGAGAAGGGACTAGCGGTGGTGGTCATGGAGCCGCTCCTGGGCGGTAACCTGGCACGCCCGCCCCGGCAGATAGCCGAGGTCTTCGAATCCTTCCCCGTCAAGCGGACACCCGCCGAATGGGCCCTCCTCTGGCTCTGGGAACAGCCGGGGATATCCACCGTCCTCAGCGGAATGAGCACCATGCAGCAGCTGGAGGAGAACCTGCGGACGGCCGAACTTTCGGGCCGGCACAGGCTGAGCGACGATGAGCTGGCGTTGATCGAGGAGGTCCGCCGCAGATTCCGGGGGAGGGCGGCCGTCCCCTGTACCGGCTGCGGGTACTGCAAACCCTGCCCCCACGGCGTGGACATCACGGAGAACCTGAACCTTTACAACAGCCTGGTGATGTACGACGACCAGCTCACCCCACGCTTCCGCTACCACCGCTTCCTGGCCGAGGGTGAAAGGGCATCCGCCTGCACCGGCTGCGGGGAATGCGAGGAGAAATGTCCCCAGGCCATAAAGATAAGCGAGCTCATGCCCGAAATCCATGCCGTGCTGGGGGAGGGTCGCTCTCCCCACCTCGGTTCCTGCCCCGAACTCAAGCTGTGA
- a CDS encoding NAD(P)/FAD-dependent oxidoreductase: MERYRVIIVGGGPAGSLTALNLLRLCPGLAGRILILEAKSFPREKICGGGVSGRVTRRLRELGLDLESLPRVPLKGFTICFQERRYRPGFGNRDCFVVRRSLLDDFLLRAAEQRGAEVRFTPAVGACRESRGVRVMTADGSLYRAEVLVGADGVNGRSREWFGVPRRGRKSLLLQVDLPFPAEAPDLRDRLVLDFTPPRFGIRGYAWFFPSLDEEGNRVVNAGITGGDFSRGSARRLKECFLAVVRDHPEMAAAVREPRFRAYPERSFTPFQRFCVPRVIYVGEQLGVDAFTGEGLGICADSAATAAGSIIEALDAGDFSFRGYAADLFRAPFFPLFLIGATYWPQSRWGQPCFLFSMSTRRPPAGGMNIIDYYSRVFSGYLPGGEIYALRFWRIALRDALGILPEWLSRSEPTRWG, encoded by the coding sequence TTGGAGCGCTACAGGGTGATCATCGTGGGAGGGGGACCGGCGGGTTCCCTTACCGCCCTTAACCTGCTCCGGCTTTGCCCCGGGCTGGCCGGCCGCATCCTCATCCTGGAGGCCAAGAGTTTCCCGCGGGAGAAGATCTGCGGGGGAGGGGTGAGCGGGCGCGTCACCCGGAGGCTGCGCGAGCTAGGCCTGGACCTGGAAAGCCTGCCCCGGGTTCCCCTGAAGGGATTTACCATATGCTTCCAGGAACGGCGTTACCGCCCCGGGTTTGGCAACCGGGATTGCTTCGTGGTGCGGCGGAGCCTGCTTGATGATTTCCTGCTGCGTGCGGCGGAGCAGAGGGGGGCAGAGGTGAGGTTCACCCCCGCGGTGGGGGCCTGCCGGGAGAGTAGAGGGGTGAGGGTGATGACCGCCGACGGTTCCCTTTACCGGGCCGAGGTGCTCGTGGGCGCGGACGGGGTCAACGGAAGGAGCCGGGAGTGGTTCGGAGTGCCTCGGCGCGGCCGCAAGTCGCTCCTTTTGCAGGTCGACCTTCCATTCCCTGCCGAGGCCCCGGATCTGCGGGACAGGCTGGTCCTGGATTTCACACCGCCTCGCTTCGGTATCCGAGGATACGCGTGGTTCTTCCCCTCCCTGGACGAGGAGGGGAACAGGGTGGTCAACGCGGGGATCACGGGCGGGGATTTCTCCCGCGGCAGCGCCAGGCGGCTCAAGGAGTGCTTTCTGGCCGTGGTCCGCGACCACCCGGAGATGGCGGCCGCCGTCCGGGAACCGCGCTTCCGGGCTTACCCGGAGCGGAGCTTCACCCCTTTTCAGCGTTTCTGTGTCCCGCGGGTCATCTACGTCGGTGAACAGCTGGGGGTGGACGCCTTTACGGGCGAGGGCCTGGGGATATGTGCCGATTCCGCCGCCACGGCTGCTGGGTCGATCATCGAGGCTCTCGATGCGGGTGATTTCTCCTTCCGCGGTTATGCGGCGGATCTTTTCCGAGCTCCCTTCTTTCCCCTTTTCCTCATCGGTGCCACTTACTGGCCGCAGAGCAGGTGGGGCCAGCCCTGCTTCCTCTTCTCCATGTCCACGCGCCGGCCCCCGGCCGGGGGAATGAACATCATAGACTACTATTCCAGGGTCTTCTCCGGGTACCTTCCCGGCGGGGAGATCTATGCCCTGCGCTTCTGGCGCATCGCCCTCCGGGACGCGCTGGGCATTCTCCCGGAATGGCTTTCAAGGTCCGAACCGACGCGTTGGGGATAA
- a CDS encoding NAD(P)-dependent oxidoreductase, producing the protein MGREFLAALDAGGGSGRCLLLEVNTGEIFAARREWTPRPAPETMGLGYDLDLEVTWKKLGEASCEAVERARTGPGEVLGIAVTSMRNTTVLLDGRGKVLFAVPNQDARALPQSLALAAERGKEIHSLAGHWPSPLFTAPRLLWLREHRPEVLEAATAVLSLSDWLAWKLGGEPVAEISQAGETLLLDLARSRWAADLILSLGLPEKIFPDLVSSGTRLGELSPEAASHLGLPAGIPVVAGGADTQCGLLGVGAVAPGDLAVIAGTTMPLQAVTPAPVLDSEGRLWTGVHVVPGLFVLESNGLTAGYVLEWFAGLLYCEYRHPLQALLAEARLAPPGSSGVFSSLGTAVFDARTISIPVGNLALSHMAAPPGREGRRNLGRAVLEGIACSARANLEQVEEVLGEEVKRIFVAGGLSRSPLWTTILSDVLGRPLTVAATPEVSALGAAVCAGVGAGLFKDHVQALHSLKLAERKCEPGPDRDDYQALYAGWREACSLRSACDAHLSGLMAASLLKAPGVQGTERSTTFRPHALVTAEMDREALSELSRTCEVDYRPWRRDMRIYAGGEDLAGAVSGYHILVTELDVVDFQALDRSPGLRVVVVCRGNPVNVDLESATAFGIPVIWTPGRNADAVADLTVAFMIMLARKLQEASRFLREGNVEAGDLSRMAEAYMKFEGKELWRKTVGIIGLGEVGRRVALRLHPFGARVLFYDPGVGEEEGALYHAEKVSLEELLAESDFVTLHAPKSEATRGMMNREAFAAMKEGAFFINTSRASLVDHEALLEALRSGHLAGAALDVFPQEPPSSDHPLLLLPNVIATPHIGGDTEEVSAHQGAVVAEQLGKLLRGEKPDYILNPEVMESFSWKGPRREPSAAERERLARKEKPSITS; encoded by the coding sequence ATGGGAAGGGAATTTCTGGCAGCGCTGGACGCGGGAGGAGGTTCGGGTCGGTGTCTTCTCCTGGAGGTGAACACGGGAGAAATTTTCGCCGCCCGCCGGGAATGGACTCCTCGTCCAGCCCCGGAAACCATGGGCCTAGGGTACGACTTGGACCTGGAGGTTACCTGGAAGAAGCTGGGTGAGGCAAGCTGCGAGGCGGTGGAGCGAGCCAGGACGGGGCCGGGAGAGGTACTGGGCATCGCTGTCACCAGCATGCGCAACACCACCGTCCTCCTGGACGGACGCGGAAAGGTGCTTTTCGCCGTGCCCAACCAGGACGCCCGGGCCCTTCCCCAATCCCTGGCCCTGGCCGCGGAAAGAGGAAAGGAGATCCATTCCCTGGCCGGTCACTGGCCCAGTCCCCTGTTCACCGCTCCCCGCCTCCTCTGGCTGCGCGAGCACCGGCCGGAAGTGCTGGAGGCGGCGACCGCGGTCCTCAGCCTTTCCGACTGGCTGGCCTGGAAGCTGGGGGGCGAGCCGGTGGCGGAGATCTCCCAGGCCGGGGAAACCTTGCTCCTGGACCTTGCACGCTCCCGCTGGGCCGCGGACCTCATCCTCTCCCTCGGCCTCCCGGAAAAGATATTTCCCGACCTGGTGAGCTCCGGAACCCGCCTGGGGGAACTGTCACCAGAGGCGGCCTCCCACCTCGGCCTCCCCGCCGGAATACCGGTGGTCGCCGGAGGCGCGGACACCCAGTGCGGACTCCTGGGGGTCGGAGCCGTGGCACCCGGGGACCTGGCGGTGATTGCCGGAACCACCATGCCCCTGCAGGCGGTCACCCCGGCGCCGGTGCTGGATTCCGAGGGAAGGCTTTGGACCGGGGTCCACGTGGTCCCGGGGCTTTTTGTCCTGGAGAGCAATGGCCTTACCGCCGGTTACGTGCTGGAGTGGTTCGCCGGACTGCTGTACTGCGAGTACCGGCACCCCCTGCAAGCGCTGCTCGCCGAGGCCCGCCTCGCCCCTCCCGGCAGCTCGGGGGTGTTCTCCTCCCTGGGCACGGCCGTCTTCGACGCCCGCACCATCTCCATACCGGTGGGTAACCTGGCCCTCTCCCACATGGCCGCTCCCCCGGGCCGGGAAGGGAGGAGAAACCTCGGCCGCGCCGTGTTGGAGGGCATCGCCTGTTCCGCCCGCGCCAACCTGGAACAGGTAGAGGAGGTGCTGGGCGAGGAGGTGAAAAGGATCTTCGTGGCCGGCGGCCTTTCCAGGAGCCCCCTCTGGACCACCATCCTCAGTGACGTCCTGGGGCGTCCCCTCACCGTCGCCGCCACCCCCGAGGTGTCCGCCCTGGGCGCGGCGGTGTGCGCCGGGGTGGGAGCAGGCCTCTTCAAGGACCACGTCCAGGCCCTGCATTCCCTGAAGTTAGCCGAAAGGAAATGCGAGCCCGGCCCGGACCGGGATGATTACCAGGCCCTGTACGCGGGATGGAGGGAAGCCTGCTCCCTGCGTTCCGCCTGCGACGCCCACCTCTCCGGGCTCATGGCCGCGTCCCTGTTGAAGGCTCCGGGCGTACAGGGAACCGAAAGGTCCACGACCTTCCGACCCCATGCCCTGGTCACCGCCGAAATGGACCGGGAAGCGCTCTCCGAGCTGTCCCGCACCTGCGAGGTGGACTACCGGCCCTGGCGCCGGGACATGAGGATATACGCAGGCGGAGAGGACCTGGCCGGTGCCGTTTCCGGTTACCACATCCTGGTAACCGAGCTGGACGTGGTGGATTTCCAGGCCTTGGACCGGTCACCGGGCCTCAGGGTAGTGGTGGTCTGCCGCGGCAACCCGGTGAACGTGGACCTGGAATCGGCCACCGCCTTCGGCATCCCGGTCATCTGGACCCCGGGCAGGAACGCAGACGCCGTAGCCGACCTCACCGTGGCCTTTATGATCATGCTGGCCCGGAAACTGCAGGAAGCCTCCCGTTTCCTCCGGGAGGGAAACGTTGAGGCCGGGGACCTCTCCCGCATGGCGGAGGCCTACATGAAGTTCGAGGGAAAGGAACTCTGGCGCAAGACAGTGGGCATTATCGGCTTGGGCGAGGTGGGACGCCGGGTGGCCCTGAGGTTGCACCCCTTCGGCGCCCGCGTCCTCTTCTACGACCCCGGGGTGGGAGAGGAGGAAGGCGCCCTTTACCACGCCGAGAAGGTCTCCCTTGAGGAGCTGCTCGCCGAAAGCGACTTCGTTACCCTCCACGCGCCAAAAAGCGAGGCCACCCGGGGCATGATGAACCGCGAGGCCTTTGCCGCCATGAAAGAAGGGGCCTTCTTCATCAACACCTCGCGGGCCTCCCTGGTGGACCACGAGGCTCTCCTGGAGGCCTTGCGGTCAGGACACCTGGCAGGAGCCGCCCTGGATGTCTTCCCCCAGGAACCCCCGTCTTCCGACCACCCCCTGCTGCTGCTGCCCAACGTCATCGCCACCCCCCACATCGGCGGGGATACCGAGGAGGTCTCCGCCCACCAGGGGGCGGTGGTTGCGGAGCAGCTGGGAAAGCTCCTGCGGGGCGAAAAACCCGATTACATCCTCAACCCTGAAGTAATGGAGTCCTTTTCCTGGAAGGGACCCAGGCGCGAGCCCTCCGCCGCGGAAAGGGAACGCCTGGCCCGAAAGGAAAAACCTTCCATCACCTCCTGA
- a CDS encoding YihY/virulence factor BrkB family protein has translation MNFRPLKARLDSARDRISGWMRAGIEVWAEFNRHDGLQAAAALSFYAFLSIFAILILGMGILGLVFRGRPDLVGRALDYLAGNLPGIRAVVEEAIETSINRGTVISLIGILGLLYTSTKVTDSLQVWMNRLWEREKPKWPRKKAKSLVILAVFGSAILAGFGAHYLATLATGWSAVLEILLLLASYILATFLQFVALCFIYSYAVEKGPGLRESWKGALFSSLLLNPLQLAITWYYSSLGDLAVVYGSLAGVVIAILSFYYMAVIILLGATLVKRVRS, from the coding sequence TTGAATTTCAGGCCCCTCAAAGCCAGGTTGGATAGTGCCCGTGACCGCATTTCAGGATGGATGCGGGCCGGAATAGAGGTGTGGGCGGAATTCAACCGCCATGACGGGCTGCAGGCAGCGGCGGCCCTTTCCTTTTACGCCTTCCTTTCCATCTTTGCCATACTCATCCTGGGCATGGGAATCCTCGGGTTGGTCTTTCGGGGCAGACCGGACTTGGTGGGAAGAGCCCTTGACTACTTGGCCGGAAACCTTCCCGGGATTCGCGCGGTGGTCGAGGAGGCTATAGAAACCTCCATAAACAGGGGTACGGTTATCAGCCTGATCGGCATCCTCGGCCTCCTTTATACCAGCACCAAGGTCACCGACTCCCTGCAGGTGTGGATGAACCGCCTGTGGGAGAGGGAAAAGCCAAAGTGGCCGCGGAAGAAGGCCAAGAGCCTGGTCATCCTGGCGGTGTTCGGATCGGCGATCCTGGCCGGTTTCGGTGCCCACTACCTGGCCACGCTGGCCACCGGATGGAGCGCCGTCCTTGAGATCCTCTTGCTCCTGGCATCCTACATCCTGGCGACCTTCCTGCAGTTTGTGGCCCTCTGCTTCATCTACTCCTACGCGGTGGAAAAAGGCCCCGGCCTCCGGGAATCCTGGAAGGGCGCCCTTTTCTCCTCCCTGCTCCTCAATCCCCTCCAGCTCGCAATAACCTGGTATTATTCCAGCCTGGGGGACCTGGCCGTGGTTTACGGATCCCTGGCGGGCGTGGTCATAGCCATCCTGTCTTTCTATTACATGGCCGTTATCATATTGCTGGGAGCCACCTTAGTTAAAAGGGTCAGGTCTTGA
- a CDS encoding M20/M25/M40 family metallo-hydrolase produces the protein MGEADRYADYMYGLVDRVMREIGPRESCSEAERELGRLFAREVEDACQEVRFEEFTCSPGAFLGFFPFLVAGYLAALVLYYVLPPLALIIAAACVGILFFEVVRYRELIDFLFPRRKGENVIGTIPPEGEVRRRFIVSAHLDSAYEFKVWYWLKGLAVPAMALAFTGPLVLLAASLARTIAGSTGTPDTTAFRVLGYVCLVFTPFIVPFAFFHTRDVVPGAMDNMAGISVLCGLARYLQDAREREGFRPRQTEVVLLAMSAEEAGLRGAKRYAARHKDELFSLPTYAIFLDGIYDEKYLTAFRRELWCGAKMDPYLVDLAQEAARENGYPMKVTVMPVGATDASAFARAGIPSISICCQDTSRLVPHYHTRLDTVERVRPESLAVTLQVVVDMLKKIDEARS, from the coding sequence ATGGGAGAGGCGGACCGCTACGCTGATTACATGTACGGCCTGGTAGACCGGGTGATGAGGGAGATCGGGCCTCGCGAATCATGCAGCGAAGCGGAGAGGGAGCTGGGCCGGCTCTTCGCTCGGGAAGTGGAGGATGCTTGCCAGGAGGTGCGGTTCGAGGAATTCACCTGCAGCCCCGGAGCCTTCCTGGGCTTCTTCCCCTTCCTGGTGGCCGGGTACCTGGCCGCACTGGTCCTATATTACGTGCTTCCTCCCCTGGCCCTCATCATAGCCGCGGCTTGCGTGGGCATCCTGTTTTTCGAGGTGGTGCGCTACCGGGAACTCATCGACTTCCTTTTTCCCAGGAGGAAGGGAGAGAACGTGATCGGCACCATTCCTCCCGAAGGGGAGGTCCGCCGGAGGTTTATCGTTTCCGCTCACCTGGACTCCGCCTACGAGTTCAAGGTGTGGTACTGGCTGAAGGGACTGGCGGTTCCGGCCATGGCCTTGGCCTTCACCGGGCCCCTGGTCCTCCTGGCCGCCTCCCTGGCGCGTACCATCGCCGGCTCCACCGGGACACCGGATACCACCGCTTTTCGGGTCCTCGGTTACGTATGCCTGGTCTTTACCCCCTTCATAGTGCCCTTCGCCTTCTTTCACACACGGGACGTGGTGCCCGGGGCCATGGATAACATGGCCGGGATAAGCGTCCTCTGCGGCCTGGCGCGCTATCTCCAGGATGCCCGGGAAAGAGAAGGGTTCCGCCCTCGCCAGACGGAGGTCGTCCTTTTGGCCATGTCCGCGGAGGAGGCGGGCCTGCGGGGAGCCAAGCGCTACGCCGCCCGGCACAAGGACGAGCTTTTTTCCCTCCCCACCTACGCGATTTTCCTGGACGGTATCTACGACGAGAAATACCTGACCGCCTTCAGGCGCGAGCTGTGGTGCGGGGCGAAGATGGACCCCTACCTGGTGGACCTGGCCCAGGAGGCGGCGCGGGAGAACGGTTATCCCATGAAAGTGACAGTCATGCCCGTGGGAGCCACCGATGCCAGCGCTTTTGCCCGAGCGGGTATCCCTAGTATTTCCATATGCTGCCAGGACACTTCCCGCCTGGTGCCCCATTACCACACCCGCTTGGATACCGTTGAGCGAGTCAGGCCGGAGTCCCTGGCCGTGACCCTCCAGGTGGTCGTCGACATGCTCAAGAAAATCGATGAGGCCAGGTCTTGA